Proteins encoded within one genomic window of Deinococcus metallilatus:
- a CDS encoding FAD-dependent oxidoreductase, with protein MLDVLVVGGGPVGLFLGCLLARRELSVAVLERRPARSGHSRAVGIHPPALAAFEEVGLTTPLLAAGVPITGGVVLGRGGVIGELSFRAASPRYPFILSLPQRDTEQVLEERLAHLAPGALRRGVVVVGLRDEGGHVSVACREGEREELLRARLVVGADGTRSTVRGLAGIGFPGAPYPDSYLMGDFPDTTAFGPRAAISLMEDGVVESFPLPGEQRRWVVHTETLRDDVRAQDLAALVRGRTGLHLPAGDCTMLSAFGVRHHLADRMVLGRVHLIGDAAHEISPIGGQGMNLGWLDAAALAPLLGRAVGGAPGARAALLRYERARLRSARLATRQAEFNMAFGRPARGPARRVRDAVLRGLLSPPVQPLLARAFTMRWL; from the coding sequence ATGCTTGACGTGCTGGTCGTGGGGGGTGGACCGGTCGGCCTGTTCCTGGGGTGCCTGCTCGCCCGGCGGGAACTGAGCGTCGCGGTGCTGGAGCGTCGCCCGGCGAGGAGCGGCCACTCGCGTGCCGTCGGCATCCACCCGCCTGCCCTGGCGGCCTTCGAGGAGGTGGGCCTGACCACCCCCCTGCTCGCCGCCGGGGTGCCCATCACGGGCGGGGTCGTGCTCGGACGGGGCGGGGTGATCGGCGAGCTGAGCTTCCGCGCCGCCTCGCCGCGTTACCCCTTTATCCTCTCGCTGCCCCAGCGGGACACCGAGCAGGTGCTGGAGGAGCGGCTGGCCCACCTCGCCCCGGGTGCGCTGCGGCGGGGAGTCGTGGTCGTGGGGCTGCGGGACGAGGGCGGGCACGTCTCGGTCGCCTGCCGGGAGGGGGAGCGCGAGGAACTCCTGCGGGCCCGCCTCGTCGTGGGGGCGGACGGCACCCGCAGCACGGTCCGGGGCCTTGCCGGCATCGGCTTCCCGGGCGCCCCCTACCCGGACAGCTACCTGATGGGGGACTTCCCGGACACGACCGCCTTCGGGCCGCGGGCGGCGATCTCTCTGATGGAGGACGGCGTGGTGGAGTCCTTTCCCCTGCCCGGGGAACAGCGGCGCTGGGTCGTCCACACGGAGACGCTGCGGGACGACGTGCGGGCGCAGGACCTCGCCGCCCTGGTGCGGGGGCGGACGGGGCTGCACCTGCCCGCCGGGGACTGCACCATGCTCAGCGCCTTCGGGGTGCGCCACCACCTGGCCGACCGGATGGTGTTGGGCCGGGTGCATCTGATCGGCGACGCGGCGCACGAGATCAGCCCCATCGGCGGGCAGGGGATGAACCTGGGCTGGCTGGACGCCGCCGCGCTCGCGCCGCTGCTGGGGAGGGCCGTGGGGGGCGCTCCCGGAGCCCGCGCCGCCCTCCTGCGCTACGAGCGGGCCCGCCTGCGCTCGGCCCGGCTCGCCACCCGGCAGGCCGAGTTCAACATGGCCTTCGGCCGCCCGGCCCGGGGCCCGGCACGGCGGGTGCGGGACGCGGTGCTGCGCGGCCTCCTCTCGCCCCCCGTTCAACCCCTGCTGGCCCGCGCCTTCACCATGCGCTGGCTGTGA
- a CDS encoding glycosyltransferase: MSRILIASQPIHGHVLPLLPIADELVRRGHEVRWYTGRKYAARVRAVGAGFEPFVHARDYDDDFGATFPGRGERTGLRQIRFDIEHVFVGQVGGQLQDLQAVQGAWPADVILAEQTLGAALLLEELAGPPVALLGILPLGIASRDTAPFGLGLGPDPSPLGRWRNRVLGWWAERVILGRASRELEALCRRVGVPPRPVSPPVAPRLMLQPTVPGFEYPRSDLPPHLHFIGAILPPAPENSRLPGWWREVLGPRPVVLVTQGTLATRARDLILPTLQALDGEKVLVVATGARDPGALGEVPRNARVAAFLPFAPLLPHVAVYVTNGGYGGVQQALTHGIPVVVAGTTEDKAEVARRVEYAGVGINLRTGAPTPERVRGAVLALLGEHAVRQRARELGADLRRHDAPREAAALIETLARTGRPVRAPGSQE, translated from the coding sequence TTGTCCAGAATCCTGATCGCCTCGCAGCCCATCCACGGCCACGTGCTGCCGCTCCTGCCCATCGCGGACGAACTCGTGCGGCGCGGGCACGAGGTCCGCTGGTACACCGGGCGCAAGTACGCGGCGCGGGTGCGGGCGGTCGGTGCCGGGTTCGAGCCCTTCGTCCACGCCCGCGACTACGACGACGACTTCGGGGCGACCTTCCCGGGACGGGGCGAGCGGACGGGCCTGCGGCAGATCCGGTTTGACATCGAGCACGTGTTCGTCGGCCAGGTCGGGGGTCAACTGCAAGATCTCCAGGCGGTGCAGGGGGCCTGGCCCGCCGACGTAATCCTCGCCGAGCAGACCCTGGGCGCCGCCCTGCTGCTGGAGGAACTGGCCGGACCGCCCGTCGCCCTGCTGGGCATCCTGCCGCTGGGGATCGCCAGCCGCGACACGGCCCCCTTCGGTCTGGGGCTGGGACCCGACCCCTCGCCCCTGGGGCGCTGGCGCAACCGGGTCCTGGGCTGGTGGGCGGAACGGGTCATCCTGGGCAGGGCGTCGCGGGAGCTGGAGGCCCTCTGCCGCAGGGTCGGCGTGCCCCCCCGCCCCGTTTCCCCCCCGGTGGCTCCCCGGCTGATGCTGCAACCCACCGTGCCGGGTTTCGAGTACCCCCGCAGCGACCTGCCCCCGCACCTGCATTTCATCGGGGCGATCCTGCCGCCCGCGCCCGAGAACTCGCGTCTGCCCGGCTGGTGGCGCGAGGTGCTCGGCCCGCGCCCGGTGGTGCTGGTCACCCAGGGCACCCTCGCCACCCGGGCGCGCGACCTGATTCTGCCCACCCTCCAGGCGCTGGACGGGGAGAAGGTGCTGGTCGTCGCCACTGGCGCCCGCGACCCGGGCGCGCTGGGTGAGGTGCCCCGCAACGCCCGGGTGGCGGCCTTCCTGCCGTTCGCGCCGCTGCTCCCCCACGTCGCCGTCTACGTCACCAACGGGGGGTACGGCGGCGTCCAGCAGGCCCTGACGCACGGCATTCCCGTCGTCGTGGCGGGCACCACCGAGGACAAGGCCGAGGTCGCCCGCCGGGTGGAGTACGCCGGCGTGGGCATCAACCTGCGCACGGGCGCGCCAACCCCCGAGCGGGTGCGCGGGGCCGTGCTGGCGCTGCTGGGCGAGCACGCGGTTCGCCAGCGCGCCCGCGAACTGGGCGCCGATCTGCGGCGCCACGACGCTCCGCGCGAGGCCGCCGCGCTGATCGAGACCCTGGCGCGCACCGGCCGGCCCGTCCGCGCACCGGGGTCCCAGGAGTGA
- a CDS encoding UvrD-helicase domain-containing protein produces MTPRPTYPVVLLPPRLQQALASSPDLPAFDVPPPTEDAFPPDLSPGKSLLSTFYGLLRLRGQADTLTAPERQAARARYEAAVRQHRSARAEFEAAERAKLTPEVLHAHRRRKVAALLESSAVEGVGESFALAGLAEMHLFEHLQRHFQGRILRRRLLASGQKTYHPDFLYFDPAHRLRLDIELDEPYGLGHKLPIHFVEFDEGAQTYRSGDEARDEAFLAAGWPVIRFSEQQAVENPDGCARVVAEVVERLTGQGTLSLAAVLPVSSHLLWTREEANVLAAEDTRLHLTAHVKRVDEKPAPKPRRVFVPSEYQQRIFDFLESGEGHGLVIAVAGSGKSTTLLESVRVIKRGSPRARIAMLAFNRSIRHELEVKLTGAGIDDVETATLNGFGMRVLNRRKRGIRVDQHKAAGMLNRAAQDVLGTRLSQDDLKRARNLYEKFQSYIHLDPSDPEHYAQLARQYNVTDAEGLQPIVARALDLTVAAYQAQNLISLDEQNYLPVRLNLPLQPYDFVFVDECQDLTQTQLELVRRAAGETGRLLFVGDPRQAIMGFRGADNNSVENIRRLPHPPRELKLTVSYRCPKSHVRRARALMPAIEAAPDAREGEVFEVGWAQAFGYVRERDLLFARNNDLVDLIVLELLCRGLTLDYEGQAALRPDKSDEEEALESDSGRVRKVVTELRNLTAGFVPASAPRARPPLGPRDKPLKVLLPWVLGRLHEQAQRWDGGEFRTFVEAVTAPDPRMGVRVSSAHQAKGLEADRVFVMGYPLFARPRQDQQEWERQQEENLKYVALTRARETLYLVGLP; encoded by the coding sequence GTGACTCCCCGCCCCACCTACCCCGTCGTCCTGCTTCCACCACGTCTCCAGCAGGCGCTCGCCTCCAGTCCGGACCTCCCCGCGTTCGATGTCCCCCCGCCGACCGAGGACGCCTTCCCCCCGGACCTCTCCCCCGGCAAGAGTCTCCTGTCCACCTTCTACGGCCTGCTCAGGCTCAGGGGGCAGGCGGACACCCTCACCGCCCCGGAACGTCAGGCCGCCAGGGCCCGGTACGAGGCCGCCGTGCGTCAGCACCGATCGGCCCGGGCCGAGTTCGAGGCGGCCGAGCGCGCCAAGCTCACCCCCGAAGTCCTGCACGCCCACCGGCGGCGGAAGGTGGCCGCCCTGCTGGAAAGCTCGGCCGTGGAGGGGGTCGGGGAGAGCTTCGCCCTGGCCGGTCTCGCGGAGATGCACCTGTTCGAGCACCTCCAGCGGCACTTCCAGGGCCGCATCCTGCGCCGCCGCCTGCTGGCGAGCGGTCAGAAGACCTACCACCCCGACTTCCTGTACTTCGATCCCGCCCACCGCCTGCGGCTCGACATCGAACTCGACGAGCCGTACGGCCTGGGGCACAAGCTGCCGATCCACTTCGTGGAGTTCGACGAGGGGGCGCAGACCTACCGCAGCGGGGACGAGGCCCGGGATGAGGCCTTTCTCGCGGCCGGCTGGCCGGTGATCCGCTTCTCCGAGCAGCAGGCGGTGGAGAACCCGGACGGCTGCGCCCGGGTCGTCGCGGAGGTGGTCGAGCGCCTGACCGGGCAGGGCACGCTCTCCCTGGCCGCCGTCCTGCCGGTCTCGTCACACCTCCTCTGGACGCGTGAGGAGGCCAACGTGCTGGCCGCCGAGGACACCCGGCTTCACCTCACCGCTCACGTCAAACGGGTGGACGAGAAGCCTGCCCCGAAACCGCGGCGGGTGTTCGTCCCTTCCGAGTATCAGCAGCGCATCTTCGACTTCCTGGAGTCCGGGGAGGGGCATGGTCTGGTCATCGCCGTCGCCGGAAGTGGCAAGAGCACCACCCTGCTGGAGAGTGTCAGGGTCATCAAGCGCGGTAGCCCCCGGGCGCGAATCGCGATGCTCGCCTTCAACCGCAGCATCCGGCACGAGCTGGAGGTAAAGCTCACCGGGGCGGGGATCGACGACGTGGAGACGGCGACCCTGAACGGGTTCGGGATGCGGGTGCTCAACCGGCGCAAACGCGGGATCAGGGTGGATCAGCACAAGGCGGCGGGCATGCTCAACCGGGCGGCCCAGGACGTGCTGGGGACCCGGCTGAGTCAGGACGACCTGAAACGCGCCCGCAACCTCTACGAGAAGTTCCAGAGCTATATCCACCTCGATCCTTCGGACCCCGAGCACTACGCGCAACTGGCCCGGCAGTACAACGTGACGGACGCCGAAGGGTTGCAGCCCATCGTCGCCCGTGCCCTGGACCTGACCGTGGCCGCCTACCAGGCCCAGAACCTGATCAGCCTCGACGAGCAGAACTACCTGCCGGTGCGGCTGAACCTGCCCCTGCAGCCGTACGACTTTGTGTTCGTGGACGAGTGCCAGGACCTGACCCAGACGCAACTGGAGCTGGTGCGGCGGGCCGCCGGGGAAACAGGACGGCTGCTCTTCGTGGGGGATCCCCGGCAGGCCATCATGGGCTTTCGAGGGGCGGACAACAACAGCGTCGAGAACATCAGGCGGCTGCCCCACCCGCCACGGGAACTGAAGCTGACCGTCAGCTACCGTTGCCCGAAGTCCCATGTCCGGCGAGCGCGGGCCCTGATGCCCGCCATCGAGGCGGCACCGGACGCCCGGGAGGGGGAGGTGTTCGAGGTGGGCTGGGCGCAGGCGTTCGGGTACGTCCGGGAACGGGATCTGCTGTTCGCCCGCAACAACGACCTGGTCGACCTGATCGTGCTGGAACTGCTGTGCCGGGGCCTGACCCTGGATTACGAGGGTCAGGCGGCGCTTCGACCCGACAAGTCGGACGAGGAGGAGGCCCTGGAGAGCGATTCGGGAAGGGTCCGGAAGGTGGTGACGGAGCTGCGGAACCTCACGGCGGGCTTCGTCCCAGCCAGCGCGCCCAGGGCCCGCCCTCCGCTCGGCCCCAGGGACAAACCGCTGAAGGTCCTGTTGCCGTGGGTGCTGGGCCGGTTGCACGAGCAGGCGCAGCGCTGGGATGGCGGTGAGTTCAGGACCTTCGTGGAGGCGGTGACGGCCCCGGACCCGCGGATGGGCGTGCGGGTGTCCAGTGCCCACCAGGCCAAGGGGCTGGAGGCGGACCGGGTGTTCGTGATGGGCTACCCCCTCTTCGCCAGGCCGCGGCAGGATCAGCAGGAGTGGGAGCGGCAGCAGGAGGAGAACCTGAAGTACGTGGCGCTCACCCGCGCCCGGGAGACGCTGTACCTGGTGGGGCTGCCCTGA
- a CDS encoding MFS transporter gives MPLRAVVVIGLMFFVGTVWQVYILMFLLNALTAFFTPTNPATVPLVMGRDDARPAFALSSATTELLGIVGPGLAGVLAAVLGARALFGVTPAVARK, from the coding sequence GTGCCACTTCGGGCGGTGGTCGTCATCGGCTTGATGTTCTTCGTGGGCACCGTGTGGCAGGTGTACATCCTGATGTTCCTGCTCAACGCCCTAACGGCCTTTTTTACTCCGACCAACCCGGCCACCGTCCCGCTGGTGATGGGCCGGGACGACGCCAGACCCGCTTTTGCCCTGTCCAGTGCCACCACCGAGTTGCTGGGCATCGTGGGTCCTGGGCTGGCCGGAGTGCTTGCCGCCGTGCTGGGCGCCCGCGCCCTCTTTGGGGTGACGCCAGCAGTGGCGCGGAAATGA
- a CDS encoding FtsX-like permease family protein, which translates to MFAHLPAPVDEGLTAQVLAARRPVGHPAQVARMGVLRLKQEAHAVRPGWARDTRRRAWPWPPPWSSWFTACWTCGMTSHERRHGRNTAPWSRGKASMLLGSSNAVGLRLSLVSLLVGGLTALNTVTMGVIERTREFGTLRAIGARPAFLRALVLTESLLLALLGGAAGMLLGLVGAWGVNLYTQNLAGIDAATVTPRLAVLSAGVSLLLGLLAGLRPARAEGRLTVSGALRRP; encoded by the coding sequence GTGTTCGCCCACCTCCCCGCGCCGGTGGACGAGGGGCTGACGGCGCAGGTCCTGGCCGCCCGGCGACCGGTGGGCCATCCCGCCCAGGTCGCCCGGATGGGCGTGCTGCGTCTCAAGCAGGAGGCGCACGCGGTGCGGCCCGGCTGGGCCCGGGATACCCGGCGCAGGGCCTGGCCCTGGCCGCCCCCATGGTCGAGCTGGTTTACGGCCTGCTGGACATGCGGGATGACGAGCCATGAACGCAGGCATGGGAGGAACACGGCACCCTGGAGCAGGGGAAAAGCGTCCATGCTGCTGGGGAGCAGTAACGCCGTGGGCCTGCGCCTCTCCCTCGTCTCGCTGCTGGTGGGCGGGCTGACGGCCCTCAATACCGTGACCATGGGGGTGATCGAGCGCACCCGGGAGTTCGGGACCCTGCGGGCCATCGGGGCGCGTCCCGCCTTCCTGCGGGCCCTGGTGCTGACCGAGAGCCTGCTGCTCGCGCTGCTGGGCGGCGCCGCCGGGATGCTGCTGGGCCTGGTCGGCGCCTGGGGCGTCAATCTCTACACGCAGAACCTGGCCGGGATCGACGCGGCCACCGTCACCCCGCGCCTGGCGGTCCTGAGCGCCGGGGTCTCGCTGCTGCTGGGGCTGCTGGCGGGGCTGCGGCCCGCCCGGGCCGAGGGCCGCCTGACCGTCTCGGGCGCGCTGCGCCGTCCCTGA
- a CDS encoding MFS transporter — protein MNALATFAALRNPLFARLYFAQTVSQIGDALTWVGLALLAAQLAGPAQAPAVLAVALTLRVTAFVLFSPLAGVIADRVNRRTLLAMCHFGRWSSSA, from the coding sequence GTGAACGCCCTCGCCACCTTCGCGGCCCTGAGAAATCCCCTCTTCGCCCGCTTGTATTTCGCCCAGACTGTAAGTCAGATCGGGGACGCCCTGACCTGGGTGGGCCTGGCCCTCCTCGCCGCCCAGCTCGCGGGTCCCGCCCAGGCCCCCGCCGTGCTGGCGGTCGCCCTGACGCTGCGGGTCACGGCCTTCGTGCTGTTCAGTCCTCTCGCGGGCGTGATCGCGGACCGGGTGAACCGCCGCACCCTGCTTGCCATGTGCCACTTCGGGCGGTGGTCGTCATCGGCTTGA
- a CDS encoding ArsR/SmtB family transcription factor produces MHQHPVPSPPHPEDLARVSEVFKALSEPTRAQLVLLLPGGQRSVMRLVKALGQPQSTVSRHLALLRGADLVRTRREGPSVHHRLADTHVAQLVREAFSHAQHDRLGLPDHPAAETVKEHVR; encoded by the coding sequence ATGCACCAGCATCCCGTTCCGTCTCCGCCCCACCCCGAAGACCTGGCGCGGGTCAGCGAGGTCTTCAAGGCCTTGTCCGAACCCACCCGGGCTCAGCTCGTGTTGCTGCTCCCGGGCGGCCAGCGCAGCGTCATGAGGCTGGTCAAGGCATTGGGCCAGCCACAGAGCACGGTCAGTCGCCACCTCGCCCTGCTCCGGGGGGCCGACCTGGTCAGGACCCGCCGAGAGGGTCCCAGCGTGCACCACCGCCTGGCTGACACCCACGTCGCACAGCTCGTGCGGGAGGCCTTCAGCCACGCCCAGCACGACCGCCTGGGTCTCCCGGATCATCCCGCCGCCGAGACGGTGAAGGAGCATGTCCGGTGA
- a CDS encoding bifunctional metallophosphatase/5'-nucleotidase — MLIRTLPLAALTLALVACSPDPVPPGPPVTLQFLDVSDWHAQLDPLSVGSGTGAYQVGGAAVLSAYFKQDRASNPNTLTLTGGDAYGASPPLSGFFGEVPAVEAMNAMGFDADTFGNHNFDRGTAFLQGLIDRAKFSYLSANLENLDANLRNVAPYKIFTVGGVKVAVVGLTNPEAPTLVAPGALGTLVVTDPVAAATRARAAALTQGAQVFVAIAHLGVTGQDASRAATGPLIDFAKSVRGFDVIFGDHTNEKFSGFVGDALVVENLSKGASYAKVNLTYDLASRRVTDRVNTFVEPRVDAVTPDPAVEQVLVPYRAQLAQQLDRRVGVATDVFPRGGNVERLQEVALGDLIADAFRARYGTQLAIQNGGSIRSPLPSSYAPQDKSLRRPAPGYQPGPPYDLVAGDVYSVLPFGNTVVTRTVTGTQLYAALENSVSALPAASGRFLQVSGFSFTYDVSRPVGSRVVRVTLDGGTPIQKDATTHTLALSDFTNSGGDEYTMFADGQGTTREPDAQVVLEYIQGLGTVTPTVGQRIRAVTGN, encoded by the coding sequence ATGCTGATCAGGACCCTGCCGCTCGCCGCCCTGACCCTCGCGCTCGTGGCCTGCTCCCCCGACCCCGTGCCCCCGGGGCCGCCCGTCACCCTCCAGTTCCTCGACGTGTCGGACTGGCACGCGCAACTCGACCCCCTGAGCGTGGGCAGCGGCACAGGTGCCTACCAGGTGGGCGGCGCGGCCGTGCTCAGCGCGTACTTCAAGCAGGATCGCGCGAGCAACCCCAACACCCTCACCCTCACCGGCGGCGATGCCTACGGGGCGTCCCCGCCCCTGTCGGGCTTCTTCGGTGAGGTGCCCGCCGTGGAGGCCATGAACGCGATGGGCTTCGACGCGGACACCTTCGGCAACCACAACTTCGACCGGGGCACGGCCTTCCTCCAGGGGCTCATCGACCGGGCCAAGTTCTCGTACCTCTCCGCGAACCTGGAGAATCTGGACGCGAACCTAAGGAACGTGGCCCCGTACAAGATCTTCACCGTCGGCGGGGTAAAGGTCGCCGTGGTCGGGCTGACCAACCCGGAGGCGCCCACCCTGGTCGCGCCGGGTGCGCTGGGCACCCTGGTGGTCACGGACCCCGTGGCCGCGGCGACCCGGGCGCGGGCGGCCGCGCTCACCCAGGGCGCCCAGGTCTTCGTGGCGATCGCGCACCTGGGGGTAACTGGTCAGGACGCCTCGCGGGCGGCGACCGGGCCCCTGATCGATTTTGCCAAGAGCGTGCGCGGCTTCGACGTGATCTTCGGGGACCACACCAACGAGAAGTTCAGCGGCTTCGTGGGGGACGCCCTGGTCGTGGAGAACCTCAGCAAGGGCGCGAGCTACGCGAAGGTGAACCTCACCTACGACCTCGCGAGCCGCCGGGTGACGGACCGGGTGAACACCTTCGTCGAGCCGCGCGTGGACGCCGTCACGCCCGACCCCGCCGTCGAGCAGGTGCTCGTCCCCTACCGCGCCCAGCTCGCCCAGCAGCTCGACCGCCGAGTCGGGGTGGCCACCGACGTGTTCCCGCGTGGGGGCAACGTCGAGCGGTTGCAGGAGGTCGCGCTGGGCGACCTGATCGCGGACGCCTTCCGGGCCCGCTACGGCACCCAGCTCGCCATCCAGAACGGCGGCAGCATCCGCAGCCCGCTGCCCTCCAGCTACGCGCCGCAGGACAAGAGCCTGCGCCGCCCCGCGCCCGGGTACCAGCCGGGGCCGCCCTACGACCTGGTGGCGGGGGACGTGTACTCGGTGCTGCCCTTCGGGAACACCGTCGTGACCCGCACCGTCACGGGCACGCAGCTCTACGCCGCGCTGGAGAACAGCGTCTCGGCCCTCCCCGCCGCCAGCGGGCGCTTCCTGCAGGTGTCGGGCTTCTCGTTCACGTACGACGTGAGCCGGCCGGTGGGGTCGCGCGTCGTCCGCGTCACCCTGGACGGCGGCACGCCGATTCAAAAGGACGCCACGACCCACACCCTGGCCCTGAGCGACTTCACCAACAGCGGCGGGGACGAGTACACCATGTTCGCCGACGGGCAGGGCACCACCCGGGAGCCCGACGCGCAGGTCGTGCTCGAGTACATCCAGGGGCTCGGCACGGTGACGCCCACGGTCGGGCAGCGCATCCGGGCCGTCACCGGAAACTGA
- a CDS encoding TlpA family protein disulfide reductase gives MNIGPDALKIGSLVLGWSQLTLVLGLLAWSSLARFRGAGLAAAVALVTARLWATLPGLFGNLGQPLGAGVLELLDVRRGGWAWGPGLAAGLLALWWPRRRLPDRLALPLLVTVLAGVLPLLLRPTPAVQTFPEARFPRLAGGTVSRPAPLPRPGVVNLWATWCPPCRAEMPLLMRAVRAGEPVVLLNVGEPAGRVGAFLGAYAPAGATWLGGEAVTGTLRVSGFPTTLAVNARGRIVARHLGPLSSAQLQTLIRQAKDTP, from the coding sequence GTGAACATCGGGCCCGATGCCCTGAAGATCGGTTCGCTGGTGCTGGGCTGGTCGCAGCTCACGCTGGTGCTCGGCCTGCTGGCGTGGTCCTCCCTGGCCCGCTTCCGGGGGGCGGGCCTGGCCGCGGCCGTGGCCCTGGTCACCGCCCGCCTCTGGGCGACCCTGCCCGGCCTCTTCGGGAACCTGGGCCAGCCCCTGGGCGCGGGGGTGCTCGAACTGCTGGACGTCCGGCGGGGCGGCTGGGCGTGGGGGCCGGGCCTCGCGGCGGGGCTGCTGGCCCTCTGGTGGCCCCGCCGGCGGCTGCCCGACCGGCTGGCCCTCCCGCTGCTCGTCACCGTTCTGGCGGGCGTGCTGCCCCTGCTGCTCCGACCCACCCCCGCCGTGCAGACGTTCCCGGAGGCGCGCTTCCCGCGCCTCGCGGGGGGCACGGTCTCCCGCCCGGCCCCGCTGCCCCGCCCGGGCGTGGTGAACCTGTGGGCCACCTGGTGCCCGCCCTGCCGGGCGGAGATGCCGCTCCTGATGCGGGCGGTCCGGGCGGGGGAACCCGTGGTGCTGCTGAACGTCGGTGAACCCGCGGGGCGGGTGGGGGCGTTCCTGGGCGCCTACGCACCCGCGGGCGCCACCTGGCTGGGTGGGGAGGCGGTCACCGGGACGCTGCGGGTCAGCGGTTTCCCCACCACCCTGGCCGTGAACGCGCGGGGCCGCATCGTCGCCCGGCACCTCGGCCCGCTCAGCAGCGCCCAGCTGCAAACCCTGATCCGGCAGGCGAAGGACACCCCCTGA
- a CDS encoding toll/interleukin-1 receptor domain-containing protein: MARRTPPDRPLIFISHFSAEQEIALKLQELLDRAFLGQVNIFVSSDDRSIRMGADFNGTIQDALRATRYGLLILSPAALRRPWVNIEFGALWVQNKPVTPICHSGLSPAQLPPPYVNHNGLSATDVRALNKLVANLAQEVEMRAPTVDWQPFLDVVQAAEQAARHRDLDTVAGAVATLTRACGQPEFPQQLRAGGHQYTLGDHEQGAHAALAVLRDHGLVEQRFQHRSQGPAGPGKTYELSGTAAYGELWLDPAFPSLLGQALGRPVPTLLEVSSGDAGQVREDHHLERVRPGAPAATAQRPDEPEELRLLEAAVRDAWEALSHYRSDPPVNTAPLRRQGQTLRERLHAAEEARPGFTAAIGGSAGREQMWSDLAQMTAVQPAVERLGELVEDLRARLRLPLN, from the coding sequence ATGGCCCGCCGGACGCCCCCAGATCGCCCGCTGATTTTTATCTCGCATTTCAGCGCCGAACAGGAGATCGCGCTCAAGCTCCAGGAGCTGCTCGACCGGGCCTTTCTCGGCCAGGTGAACATCTTCGTGTCGTCGGACGACCGCAGCATCCGGATGGGGGCAGACTTCAACGGCACCATTCAGGACGCCCTGAGGGCCACCCGGTACGGCCTGCTGATCCTGAGCCCCGCCGCCCTGCGGCGGCCCTGGGTGAACATCGAGTTCGGCGCGCTGTGGGTGCAGAACAAGCCGGTCACCCCCATCTGCCACTCCGGCCTGAGTCCGGCCCAGCTTCCCCCACCGTACGTGAACCACAACGGCCTGAGCGCGACGGACGTCCGGGCCCTGAACAAGCTGGTGGCCAACCTCGCCCAGGAGGTGGAGATGCGGGCGCCGACCGTGGACTGGCAGCCCTTCCTCGACGTGGTCCAGGCCGCCGAGCAGGCCGCGAGGCACCGGGACCTGGACACGGTCGCGGGCGCGGTCGCCACGCTCACCCGGGCCTGCGGTCAACCGGAGTTCCCGCAGCAGTTGCGGGCAGGGGGGCACCAGTACACCCTGGGCGACCATGAACAGGGTGCCCACGCCGCCCTGGCCGTGCTGAGGGACCACGGGCTGGTCGAGCAGCGGTTTCAACACCGGAGCCAGGGGCCGGCGGGGCCAGGGAAAACGTACGAGCTGTCGGGGACGGCCGCCTATGGCGAGCTGTGGCTTGATCCGGCGTTTCCCAGCCTGCTCGGCCAGGCGCTGGGACGTCCGGTCCCCACGCTCCTCGAGGTCAGCTCCGGCGACGCCGGCCAGGTGCGGGAAGACCATCACCTCGAGAGGGTCCGACCGGGCGCGCCTGCGGCAACGGCCCAACGCCCGGACGAGCCCGAGGAACTCCGGCTTCTGGAGGCGGCCGTCCGGGACGCCTGGGAAGCGCTCAGCCACTACCGCTCGGACCCGCCGGTCAACACGGCGCCGCTCCGGCGGCAGGGCCAGACCCTGCGGGAACGGCTGCACGCCGCCGAGGAGGCCCGTCCCGGGTTCACGGCGGCCATCGGCGGCAGCGCCGGGCGCGAGCAGATGTGGAGTGACCTCGCGCAGATGACCGCCGTTCAACCCGCGGTCGAACGGCTCGGCGAGTTGGTCGAGGACCTGCGCGCCCGGCTCCGGCTCCCGCTGAACTAG